One genomic region from Pyxicephalus adspersus chromosome 1, UCB_Pads_2.0, whole genome shotgun sequence encodes:
- the LOC140339697 gene encoding G-protein coupled receptor 37-like 1, with product MRGFEVRFKYLLKILIFLFITIDSTDSSSLSGNLSLSSSTNAVGKDVQEAAKQVKKQSKIVLQANENRKNSVILGYPRLIKSPTSGMPDLNQIYNDSLFSSTGKPKIVNSLYPLGENSLSAYGVLLLSLVVFAVGIVGNLSIMCIVWNSMSMKSAWDSILAAVALWDFFLLFFCLPVVVFQQITHRRLLGALSCQIIPYMEVSSFGVSTFSLCALGIDRFQSITSSHLSSKSEEQCRSILGKISIIWIGSLTLALPEIFLWQLTQEHSPVSDLIIDSCVMDPSPELSPVFYSLVLTYKHARMWWFLGCYFCLPLLFTMTSLLVTLRIVGSTKNIKNVQSQCQLSWIVAGLAIVYGICILPENVTNILLSYTTIDVPNNLLMLITQFFLFLKCAVTPVLLLCVSKPLGQAFLDCCCCCCDGEPKSITDHKAEQSNGKLEQFTTPNCTNVSELQLGTPC from the exons ATGAGAGGTTTCGAAGTCAGATTCAAGTATTTACTAAAGATTTTGATTTTCCTGTTTATAACTATTGATTCCACTGATTCCAGCTCCCTGTCTGGAAACTTGAGTTTGTCCAGCAGCACAAATGCAGTGGGAAAAGATGTTCAGGAAGCtgcaaaacaggtaaaaaaacaaagcaaaatagtTTTGCAAGCTAATGAGAACAGAAAAAACTCTGTGATACTGGGATATCCAAGACTCATCAAGTCACCAACCAGTGGAATGCCagatttaaatcaaatatataatgaCTCTTTGTTTTCATCGACTGGGAAACCAAAGATCGTAAACTCATTGTATCCGTTGGGTGAAAATTCCCTAAGTGCTTATGGAGTGCTTCTGTTGTCTCTGGTGGTCTTTGCTGTGGGCATTGTTGGCAATCTATCCATCATGTGCATAGTGTGGAACAGTATGTCTATGAAGAGTGCTTGGGACTCTATCCTGGCTGCTGTAGCACTCTGggacttttttcttctttttttctgtttgcctgTAGTTGTTTTCCAGCAGATCACACATCGCAGATTGCTTGGGGCACTCTCCTGCCAAATTATACCTTATATGGAG gtttcttcatttggggtCTCCACATTCTCCCTTTGTGCTCTGGGCATTGATCGTTTCCAGTCAATAACATCATCTCATTTATCATCAAAATCAGAAGAGCAGTGTCGGTCCATACTAGGAAAGATATCTATAATCTGGATTGGTTCATTGACACTTGCTcttccagaaatttttttatggCAACTCACCCAAGAGCATTCTCCAGTATCTGACCTGATCATTGACTCCTGTGTCATGGACCCATCACCTGAACTCTCTCCAGTTTTCTACTCCTTAGTTCTTACTTATAAACATGCTCGAATGTGGTGGTTTCTGGGCTGTTACTTTTGCCTGCCACTTCTTTTCACAATGACTTCTTTACTGGTAACTTTGAGAATTGTTGGAAgtacaaagaacataaaaaatgtgcagaGTCAATGCCAACTCAGTTGGATAGTGGCAGGTTTAGCTATTGTGTACGGCATCTGCATTTTGCCTGAAAATGTCACAAACATCTTGCTTAGTTACACCACCATTGATGTTCCCAATAATCTTCTGATGCTTATTACtcagtttttcttgtttttaaagtgtGCTGTGACACCTGTTTTACTCTTGTGCGTTTCTAAACCATTAGGACAGGCATTTCTggattgctgctgctgctgttgtgaTGGTGAACCTAAATCAATAACTGACCATAAAGCTGAGCAGAGTAATGGTAAACTGGAACAATTTACTACCCCTAACTGTACAAATGTTTCAGAATTACAGCTCGGTACACCATGTTAA